One genomic window of Cricetulus griseus strain 17A/GY chromosome 3, alternate assembly CriGri-PICRH-1.0, whole genome shotgun sequence includes the following:
- the LOC100761821 gene encoding LOW QUALITY PROTEIN: olfactory receptor 12 isoform X2 (The sequence of the model RefSeq protein was modified relative to this genomic sequence to represent the inferred CDS: inserted 2 bases in 1 codon), whose amino-acid sequence MTDSEDPPGSPHFSWGAKMILDSIYCLKQDHTISFGGWLHNYFFXSFFGTTEAFLLAAMAYDRFIAICNPLLYSASMSHWVCGLLVSGSYSWGAVNAVTQTTMTFTLSFCGSNEINDFFCDVLPLLTLSCSETFVNQLVLLGLCGSIIISTFLTGFVSYIYIISTILKICTVQGRQKAFSTCASHLIGMCLFFGTVFFMYAQPSAVSSMEQSKVVSVFYTIVIPMLNLLIYSLRNKDVKQALIRSKQRFST is encoded by the exons atgacagactctgaagacccccctggAAGTCCTCACTtttcctggggagcaaaaatgatTTTGGATAG TATTTACTGCTTGAAACAAGACCACACAATATCATTTGGTGGGTGGCTACAcaattatttttt gtctttttttggtaCTACAGAAGCTTTTCTCCTGGctgccatggcctatgaccgcttcATTGCCATCTGTAATCCTCTTCTCTACTCTGCGAGTATGTCTcactgggtctgtggattattaGTGTCAGGGTCCTACTCATGGGGTGCAGTGAATGCTGTCACTCAAACCACAATGACCTTCACTTTGTCCTTTTGTGGGTCCAATGAAATCAATGACTTCTTCTGTGATGTCCTACCACTATTAACCCTCTCCTGTTCAGAAACATTTGTAAACCAGCTGGTTCTTCTTGGTTTATGTGGTTCCATTATCATCAGTACCTTCTTGACTGGTTTTGTTTCATACATCTATATCATCTCAACAATATTGAAGATCTGCACAGTGCAGGGACGCCAGAAAGCCTTCTCTACATGTGCCTCCCACTTGATTGGTATGTGCTTGTTTTTTGGTACTGTTTTCTTCATGTATGCACAGCCCAGTGCTGTCTCTTCCATGGAGCAGAGCAAAGTGGTGTCTGTCTTCTACACTATTGTCATTCCTATGTTGAACCTCCTCATATACAGTCTGAGGAACAAAGATGTCAAGCAAGCTCTGATAAGAAGCAAACAGCGATTCTCCACCTGA